In Macadamia integrifolia cultivar HAES 741 chromosome 13, SCU_Mint_v3, whole genome shotgun sequence, one DNA window encodes the following:
- the LOC122059535 gene encoding polyadenylate-binding protein RBP45-like isoform X1 (The sequence of the model RefSeq protein was modified relative to this genomic sequence to represent the inferred CDS: added 111 bases not found in genome assembly), with the protein MSAFVPSVSQMGQATYCPPQHLLALNNGVWTNGMQSQPQQQQQQQWMMMPPQQPFQPQPPHGWSQQPQQAPQPQVPPQQPQLQTQQQQPQPQHQYMPAQPVSADEIRTLWIGDLQYWMEESYINCCFAAYAGEVVSVKVIRNKQTGQSDGYGFIEFVSRAAADRILQTYNGTPMPNAEQNFRLNWATFSSGDRRQDDGTDFSIFVGDLASDVTDYMLQETFRSHYPSIKGAKVVTDRTTGRSKGYGFVRFGDENEQLRAMTEMNGMFCSTRPMRIGPATTKKNVGGQQNKASFQNTQGTQNENDANNTTIFVGGLDSNVTEDHLRQIFCQFGELVHVKIPVGKRCGFVQFANRACAEEALLMLNGTQLGGQNIRLSWGRSPSNRQDASVAQAQAQAQAQAQPDQNQWNGGYYGYAQGYESYGYAPAPQDPNMYSYGAYPGYGNYQQQQ; encoded by the exons ccgcagcagcagcagcagcagcagtggaTGATGATGCCCCCACAACAGCCTTTTCAGCCACAGCCCCCTCATGGGTGGTCCCAACAGCCACAGCAAGCCCCGCAGCCGCAggtaccacctcagcaaccACAGCTCCAAacgcagcagcagcagccgcaGCCGCAGCACCAGTACATGCCCGCGCAACCGGTGAGTGCAGATGAGATCCGCACGCTTTGGATTGGAGATTTACAGTACTGGATGGAAGAGAGCTACATTAACTGTTGTTTTGCTGCTTATGCGGGCGAG GTTGTGTCGGTGAAGGTTATCCGCAATAAACAAACTGGTCAGTCTGATGGTTATGGCTTTATTGAGTTTGTGTCTCGAGCTGCTGCAGATAGGATTTTACAGACATACAATGGCACACCCATGCCTAACGCCGAGCAGAATTTTAGACTGAACTGGGCTACTTTTAGTTCTGGGGATAGGCGTCAGGATGATGGTACAGACTTTTCAATATTTGTGGGAGATTTAGCTTCTGATGTTACCGATTACATGTTACAAGAGACATTCAGGAGTCATTATCCCTCAATCAAGGGTGCTAAAGTTGTGACCGATAGAACAACTGGACGATCGAAGGGCTATGGGTTTGTTAGGTTTGGAGATGAAAATGAGCAATTGCGTGCCATGACTGAAATGAATGGGATGTTCTGTTCGACTAGGCCAATGCGTATTGGACCAGCAACTACGAAAAAGAATGTGGGTGGCCAGCAAAATAAAG CTTCTTTCCAGAATACACAAGGAACTCAGAACGAGAATGATGCCAATAATACAACT ATATTTGTTGGTGGTTTGGATTCCAATGTTACAGAGGACCATTTGAGGCAAATTTTTTGCCAATTTGGGGAGTTAGTTCATGTGAAAATACCAGTGGGAAAGCGCTGTGGGTTTGTTCAATTTGCGAACAG AGCTTGTGCTGAGGAAGCTTTGCTGATGTTAAATGGAACTCAGTTGGGGGGACAAAATATTCGACTTTCGTGGGGACGTAGCCCTTCAAACAGACAG GATGCATCTGTGGCTCAGGCACAGGCACAGGCACAGGCACAGGCACAACCTGATCAAAACCAGTGGAATGGTGGATATTATGGGTATGCTCAAGGTTATGAATCATATGGATATGCACCAGCTCCACAAGATCCTAACATGTATTCTTATGGAGCGTATCCAGGATATGGAAATTACCAGCAACAGCAG TGA
- the LOC122059535 gene encoding polyadenylate-binding protein RBP45-like isoform X2 (The sequence of the model RefSeq protein was modified relative to this genomic sequence to represent the inferred CDS: added 111 bases not found in genome assembly), producing MSAFVPSVSQMGQATYCPPQHLLALNNGVWTNGMQSQPQQQQQQQWMMMPPQQPFQPQPPHGWSQQPQQAPQPQVPPQQPQLQTQQQQPQPQHQYMPAQPVSADEIRTLWIGDLQYWMEESYINCCFAAYAGEVVSVKVIRNKQTGQSDGYGFIEFVSRAAADRILQTYNGTPMPNAEQNFRLNWATFSSGDRRQDDGTDFSIFVGDLASDVTDYMLQETFRSHYPSIKGAKVVTDRTTGRSKGYGFVRFGDENEQLRAMTEMNGMFCSTRPMRIGPATTKKNVGGQQNKASFQNTQGTQNENDANNTTIFVGGLDSNVTEDHLRQIFCQFGELVHVKIPVGKRCGFVQFANRACAEEALLMLNGTQLGGQNIRLSWGRSPSNRQAQAQAQAQAQPDQNQWNGGYYGYAQGYESYGYAPAPQDPNMYSYGAYPGYGNYQQQQ from the exons ccgcagcagcagcagcagcagcagtggaTGATGATGCCCCCACAACAGCCTTTTCAGCCACAGCCCCCTCATGGGTGGTCCCAACAGCCACAGCAAGCCCCGCAGCCGCAggtaccacctcagcaaccACAGCTCCAAacgcagcagcagcagccgcaGCCGCAGCACCAGTACATGCCCGCGCAACCGGTGAGTGCAGATGAGATCCGCACGCTTTGGATTGGAGATTTACAGTACTGGATGGAAGAGAGCTACATTAACTGTTGTTTTGCTGCTTATGCGGGCGAG GTTGTGTCGGTGAAGGTTATCCGCAATAAACAAACTGGTCAGTCTGATGGTTATGGCTTTATTGAGTTTGTGTCTCGAGCTGCTGCAGATAGGATTTTACAGACATACAATGGCACACCCATGCCTAACGCCGAGCAGAATTTTAGACTGAACTGGGCTACTTTTAGTTCTGGGGATAGGCGTCAGGATGATGGTACAGACTTTTCAATATTTGTGGGAGATTTAGCTTCTGATGTTACCGATTACATGTTACAAGAGACATTCAGGAGTCATTATCCCTCAATCAAGGGTGCTAAAGTTGTGACCGATAGAACAACTGGACGATCGAAGGGCTATGGGTTTGTTAGGTTTGGAGATGAAAATGAGCAATTGCGTGCCATGACTGAAATGAATGGGATGTTCTGTTCGACTAGGCCAATGCGTATTGGACCAGCAACTACGAAAAAGAATGTGGGTGGCCAGCAAAATAAAG CTTCTTTCCAGAATACACAAGGAACTCAGAACGAGAATGATGCCAATAATACAACT ATATTTGTTGGTGGTTTGGATTCCAATGTTACAGAGGACCATTTGAGGCAAATTTTTTGCCAATTTGGGGAGTTAGTTCATGTGAAAATACCAGTGGGAAAGCGCTGTGGGTTTGTTCAATTTGCGAACAG AGCTTGTGCTGAGGAAGCTTTGCTGATGTTAAATGGAACTCAGTTGGGGGGACAAAATATTCGACTTTCGTGGGGACGTAGCCCTTCAAACAGACAG GCACAGGCACAGGCACAGGCACAGGCACAACCTGATCAAAACCAGTGGAATGGTGGATATTATGGGTATGCTCAAGGTTATGAATCATATGGATATGCACCAGCTCCACAAGATCCTAACATGTATTCTTATGGAGCGTATCCAGGATATGGAAATTACCAGCAACAGCAG TGA
- the LOC122059535 gene encoding polyadenylate-binding protein RBP45-like isoform X3 (The sequence of the model RefSeq protein was modified relative to this genomic sequence to represent the inferred CDS: added 111 bases not found in genome assembly), translating into MSAFVPSVSQMGQATYCPPQHLLALNNGVWTNGMQSQPQQQQQQQWMMMPPQQPFQPQPPHGWSQQPQQAPQPQVPPQQPQLQTQQQQPQPQHQYMPAQPVSADEIRTLWIGDLQYWMEESYINCCFAAYAGEVVSVKVIRNKQTGQSDGYGFIEFVSRAAADRILQTYNGTPMPNAEQNFRLNWATFSSGDRRQDDGTDFSIFVGDLASDVTDYMLQETFRSHYPSIKGAKVVTDRTTGRSKGYGFVRFGDENEQLRAMTEMNGMFCSTRPMRIGPATTKKNVGGQQNKASFQNTQGTQNENDANNTTIFVGGLDSNVTEDHLRQIFCQFGELVHVKIPVGKRCGFVQFANRACAEEALLMLNGTQLGGQNIRLSWGRSPSNRQAQAQAQAQPDQNQWNGGYYGYAQGYESYGYAPAPQDPNMYSYGAYPGYGNYQQQQ; encoded by the exons ccgcagcagcagcagcagcagcagtggaTGATGATGCCCCCACAACAGCCTTTTCAGCCACAGCCCCCTCATGGGTGGTCCCAACAGCCACAGCAAGCCCCGCAGCCGCAggtaccacctcagcaaccACAGCTCCAAacgcagcagcagcagccgcaGCCGCAGCACCAGTACATGCCCGCGCAACCGGTGAGTGCAGATGAGATCCGCACGCTTTGGATTGGAGATTTACAGTACTGGATGGAAGAGAGCTACATTAACTGTTGTTTTGCTGCTTATGCGGGCGAG GTTGTGTCGGTGAAGGTTATCCGCAATAAACAAACTGGTCAGTCTGATGGTTATGGCTTTATTGAGTTTGTGTCTCGAGCTGCTGCAGATAGGATTTTACAGACATACAATGGCACACCCATGCCTAACGCCGAGCAGAATTTTAGACTGAACTGGGCTACTTTTAGTTCTGGGGATAGGCGTCAGGATGATGGTACAGACTTTTCAATATTTGTGGGAGATTTAGCTTCTGATGTTACCGATTACATGTTACAAGAGACATTCAGGAGTCATTATCCCTCAATCAAGGGTGCTAAAGTTGTGACCGATAGAACAACTGGACGATCGAAGGGCTATGGGTTTGTTAGGTTTGGAGATGAAAATGAGCAATTGCGTGCCATGACTGAAATGAATGGGATGTTCTGTTCGACTAGGCCAATGCGTATTGGACCAGCAACTACGAAAAAGAATGTGGGTGGCCAGCAAAATAAAG CTTCTTTCCAGAATACACAAGGAACTCAGAACGAGAATGATGCCAATAATACAACT ATATTTGTTGGTGGTTTGGATTCCAATGTTACAGAGGACCATTTGAGGCAAATTTTTTGCCAATTTGGGGAGTTAGTTCATGTGAAAATACCAGTGGGAAAGCGCTGTGGGTTTGTTCAATTTGCGAACAG AGCTTGTGCTGAGGAAGCTTTGCTGATGTTAAATGGAACTCAGTTGGGGGGACAAAATATTCGACTTTCGTGGGGACGTAGCCCTTCAAACAGACAG GCACAGGCACAGGCACAGGCACAACCTGATCAAAACCAGTGGAATGGTGGATATTATGGGTATGCTCAAGGTTATGAATCATATGGATATGCACCAGCTCCACAAGATCCTAACATGTATTCTTATGGAGCGTATCCAGGATATGGAAATTACCAGCAACAGCAG TGA